One Devosia lacusdianchii genomic window carries:
- the tsaD gene encoding tRNA (adenosine(37)-N6)-threonylcarbamoyltransferase complex transferase subunit TsaD, whose translation MLGIETSCDETAAAIVVRDQSGKSSIRSNVVRSQLDEHAAFGGVVPELAARAHVTYLDHIIAQACREAGVTLDEVDAIAATAGPGLIGGVLVGLTTAKALSAALDKPLIAVNHLEAHALTARLTNGVAFPYLMLLVSGGHSQFVLVRGVGDYERWGTTIDDALGEAFDKVAKLLSLGHPGGPAVERIAMSGDPKRFKFPRPLLREARLDFSFSGLKTAVRLQAEALAPLSDQDVADISASFQAAVAEIVAVRAGQALVRFADELPGIVPQLVVAGGVAANRTIATALEAVCIKASATLVVPPIALCTDNGAMVAWAGAERFALGATDKLDFTARPRWPLDLEDMKIAPDAA comes from the coding sequence ATCCTTGGCATAGAGACCAGCTGCGACGAAACCGCGGCCGCCATCGTCGTGCGCGATCAATCCGGCAAATCCTCGATTCGTTCCAATGTGGTGCGAAGCCAGCTCGATGAACATGCGGCATTCGGCGGCGTAGTGCCCGAACTGGCCGCGCGGGCCCATGTTACCTATCTTGATCATATCATCGCGCAAGCCTGTCGCGAGGCGGGGGTAACGCTCGACGAGGTCGACGCCATTGCAGCGACGGCGGGACCGGGGCTGATCGGGGGCGTGCTGGTGGGGCTCACCACGGCCAAAGCGCTGTCGGCGGCGCTGGACAAGCCGTTGATCGCGGTCAACCACCTCGAAGCCCATGCCCTGACGGCGCGTCTTACCAATGGGGTCGCGTTTCCGTATCTGATGCTGCTGGTCTCGGGCGGGCACAGCCAGTTCGTGCTGGTCCGCGGGGTCGGCGATTATGAGCGGTGGGGCACGACGATCGACGACGCCTTGGGCGAGGCCTTCGACAAGGTCGCCAAGCTGCTGAGCCTCGGTCATCCGGGCGGCCCGGCGGTGGAACGGATCGCCATGTCGGGTGACCCCAAGCGGTTCAAATTTCCGCGCCCGCTGTTGCGCGAAGCGCGGCTCGATTTTTCCTTTTCCGGGCTCAAGACCGCGGTGCGGCTACAAGCCGAAGCGCTGGCACCGCTCAGCGACCAGGATGTGGCCGATATATCAGCCAGCTTTCAGGCTGCGGTGGCCGAGATCGTCGCGGTGCGCGCCGGGCAGGCGCTGGTGCGGTTCGCGGACGAATTGCCCGGCATTGTGCCGCAACTGGTGGTGGCGGGCGGTGTGGCCGCCAACCGGACCATAGCGACAGCATTGGAAGCGGTGTGCATCAAAGCCAGTGCCACGCTGGTCGTGCCGCCGATCGCGCTCTGCACCGATAATGGCGCCATGGTCGCCTGGGCTGGGGCCGAGCGGTTTGCGCTGGGTGCCACTGATAAGCTCGACTTCACCGCCCGGCCGCGCTGGCCGCTCGACCTTGAGGACATGAAGATTGCACCCGATGCCGCTTGA
- the mtaB gene encoding tRNA (N(6)-L-threonylcarbamoyladenosine(37)-C(2))-methylthiotransferase MtaB encodes MAVETLTFGCRLNAYEAEVMKVEALKAGLDNAIIVNTCAVTSEAVRQAKQAVRKARRDNPEARIIVTGCAAQTEARSFGDMPEVDLVIGNADKLKAESYNPVVFGTPLNDKVQVNDIMSVRETAGHLIEGMDGRARAFVQVQNGCDHRCTFCIIPFGRGPSRSVPMGLVVEQVKKLVANGYREVVLTGVDITSYGPDLPGTPTLGKLTQAILRHVPDLPRLRISSIDSIEADEALYDAVATDRRLMPHLHLSLQSGDDMVLKRMKRRHSRDDALGIVAKLRALRPDMVFGADIIAGFPTETDAMFENTLRIVTEADLTYLHIFPYSPRQGTPAARMPQVDKQTARNRAAILRHAGSMQLEKLLASRVGHIENVLIEHDGIGRTEQFLPVAVPGAQPSELLAVRINGVTADGLVGEALREAA; translated from the coding sequence ATGGCTGTCGAGACCCTGACATTCGGCTGCCGGCTCAACGCCTATGAAGCCGAGGTGATGAAGGTTGAGGCCCTCAAGGCCGGGCTCGACAACGCCATCATCGTCAACACCTGCGCCGTGACATCAGAGGCCGTGCGCCAGGCCAAGCAGGCGGTGCGCAAAGCGCGGCGCGATAATCCGGAAGCCCGCATCATCGTCACCGGCTGTGCCGCCCAGACCGAGGCGCGCAGTTTTGGCGACATGCCCGAAGTCGATCTCGTCATCGGCAATGCCGATAAGCTCAAGGCCGAGAGCTACAACCCTGTCGTGTTCGGCACGCCGCTCAACGATAAGGTGCAAGTCAACGACATCATGAGCGTGCGGGAAACCGCCGGGCACCTGATCGAAGGCATGGACGGGCGCGCTCGCGCCTTCGTGCAGGTGCAGAACGGCTGCGACCACCGCTGCACTTTCTGCATCATCCCCTTCGGCCGTGGCCCCTCACGCTCGGTGCCGATGGGCCTGGTGGTCGAGCAGGTTAAGAAGCTCGTTGCCAATGGCTACCGCGAAGTGGTGCTGACCGGCGTCGACATCACCTCCTACGGCCCCGACCTCCCCGGCACCCCGACTTTGGGCAAACTGACCCAGGCCATCCTGCGCCACGTGCCCGACCTGCCCCGGCTGCGTATTTCCTCGATCGACTCGATCGAAGCCGACGAAGCGCTCTACGATGCGGTGGCGACCGATCGCCGGCTGATGCCGCACCTGCATCTCAGCCTGCAATCGGGCGACGACATGGTCCTCAAGCGCATGAAGCGTCGTCACAGCCGCGACGATGCGCTGGGCATCGTCGCCAAGCTGCGCGCCCTGCGCCCCGACATGGTGTTCGGCGCTGATATCATCGCCGGCTTCCCCACCGAAACCGACGCCATGTTCGAGAACACGCTGCGGATCGTCACCGAAGCCGACCTCACCTACCTCCACATCTTCCCCTATTCGCCGCGCCAGGGCACGCCCGCCGCGCGCATGCCGCAGGTCGACAAGCAGACGGCCAGAAATCGCGCAGCAATCCTGCGGCATGCTGGCAGCATGCAGCTGGAAAAGCTGCTGGCCAGCCGGGTCGGCCATATCGAAAACGTCCTGATCGAGCATGACGGCATCGGCCGCACCGAACAGTTCCTGCCTGTCGCCGTGCCCGGCGCGCAACCTAGCGAATTGCTGGCAGTTCGCATCAATGGTGTCACCGCCGACGGCCTCGTGGGCGAAGCGTTGCGTGAAGCGGCTTGA
- the ftsY gene encoding signal recognition particle-docking protein FtsY translates to MTDKKPGFFKRLFGGDTPVVQPPAPPEAVPEQPAPPPQPVEPTPVPPVPAPQPEPEDVPLPGPPETTPDYVEEIEEQAALADVAPKPEPEIVVLPIDPPAVVEVVAEPPRQGWFTRLASGLKRSSDQLTGSITSVFTKRKLDNATLDELEDVLIQADLGIETATAITETLRRDRFDRDVSGDDVRAVLAAEVEKVLGPVARPLVIDGAHKPFVILMIGVNGSGKTTTIGKLAQKLATEGKSVMLAAGDTFRAAAIEQLQIWGQRTNAPVISRPAGADASGLAFDAVTQATAEARDVLIIDTAGRLQNRDELMNELEKVIRVIKKVDPSAPHATLLTLDATTGQNALKQVEIFGQRAGVTGLVMTKLDGTARGGILVAIAKKFGLPVHFIGVGESVGDLEPFTASDFARAIAGQD, encoded by the coding sequence ATGACCGACAAGAAGCCGGGTTTCTTCAAGCGCCTGTTTGGTGGCGACACGCCGGTGGTGCAGCCGCCGGCGCCGCCCGAGGCCGTGCCGGAACAGCCTGCTCCACCGCCACAGCCGGTCGAGCCGACCCCGGTTCCACCCGTGCCAGCGCCGCAGCCGGAACCCGAGGACGTGCCCCTGCCCGGCCCGCCTGAAACCACGCCGGACTATGTCGAGGAGATCGAGGAGCAGGCCGCTCTCGCCGACGTCGCGCCAAAACCAGAGCCCGAAATCGTCGTTCTGCCGATCGATCCGCCGGCCGTGGTCGAAGTCGTTGCCGAGCCCCCGCGCCAGGGCTGGTTCACCCGCCTCGCCTCCGGCCTCAAGCGCTCGTCGGACCAGCTCACCGGCTCGATCACTTCGGTGTTCACCAAGCGCAAGCTCGACAACGCCACGTTGGACGAGCTCGAGGACGTATTGATCCAGGCCGATCTCGGCATCGAGACGGCCACGGCAATTACCGAGACACTGCGTCGCGATCGCTTCGATCGCGACGTCTCAGGCGACGATGTCCGCGCCGTGCTGGCCGCCGAGGTCGAAAAGGTGCTTGGCCCCGTGGCGCGACCGCTGGTGATCGATGGCGCGCACAAACCCTTCGTCATCCTTATGATCGGCGTCAACGGCTCGGGCAAGACCACCACCATCGGCAAGCTGGCGCAGAAGCTGGCAACCGAGGGCAAGTCGGTCATGCTGGCGGCCGGCGACACTTTCCGTGCTGCGGCGATCGAACAGCTCCAGATCTGGGGCCAGCGCACCAATGCGCCTGTCATCTCGCGCCCGGCCGGCGCTGATGCGTCTGGCCTCGCCTTCGATGCTGTGACCCAGGCAACGGCGGAAGCTCGCGATGTGTTGATCATCGATACCGCCGGCCGCCTGCAGAACCGCGACGAGCTGATGAACGAACTCGAGAAAGTCATCCGTGTCATCAAGAAGGTCGACCCTTCAGCGCCACATGCGACGCTGCTGACGCTCGACGCCACCACGGGGCAGAACGCGCTCAAGCAAGTGGAAATCTTCGGCCAGCGCGCAGGCGTCACCGGGCTGGTCATGACCAAGCTCGACGGCACGGCGCGTGGCGGCATCCTTGTCGCCATCGCCAAAAAATTCGGCCTGCCTGTGCATTTCATCGGCGTCGGCGAAAGCGTGGGCGATCTCGAACCCTTCACCGCCAGCGATTTCGCCAGGGCTATCGCCGGTCAGGACTAG
- a CDS encoding GNAT family N-acetyltransferase, with amino-acid sequence MSGTTMESAGELPALAPMAPGVPTIMPLAQISRSAWDGLAQTAIEPNAFFAAGYAMPAFGSRPGSRPRVLVAHAGAAGRPLIGLLPVVSAWSALRLPVPALVAQQPYSPLTVPLLCHDHAEAAAGALIDAAAASGARLLSLPAMTLDGPGFEALQAAMRKRGIAPVIHNRHERAALDASQDAEAYLRGGLGSKKLKELRRLRHRLDDEGSVAFTVHTEPVAVAAALERFLVLEALGWKGAGGTGLGQREADAAFVRGAAEQGMFEIAELTVDDRLIASGIVMRQGDRGFFFKIAYDETLSRYSPGVQLTLELTRLFAADPSIALVDSTADAGHPMIDHVWRERLSVGDLLIPTRPNDPIAAAIVALMAARRGTRRQLKALLARRKTVKENQK; translated from the coding sequence GTGAGCGGAACGACTATGGAAAGTGCGGGCGAATTGCCAGCCCTGGCCCCGATGGCGCCGGGTGTGCCCACGATCATGCCGCTCGCGCAGATTTCGCGTTCCGCCTGGGATGGCCTGGCCCAGACAGCCATCGAACCCAATGCGTTTTTTGCCGCTGGCTATGCCATGCCGGCCTTCGGATCCAGACCTGGTTCCCGCCCCCGCGTGCTGGTGGCGCATGCCGGCGCGGCCGGTCGGCCGTTGATCGGGCTTCTGCCGGTGGTTTCGGCCTGGTCGGCGCTGCGCCTGCCGGTGCCGGCGCTGGTGGCCCAGCAGCCCTATAGTCCGCTCACCGTGCCGCTGCTTTGCCACGATCACGCCGAGGCGGCGGCCGGCGCACTGATCGACGCCGCGGCCGCTTCTGGCGCGAGGCTCCTCTCCCTGCCGGCCATGACGCTCGACGGTCCAGGCTTCGAGGCGCTGCAGGCGGCGATGCGGAAGCGCGGTATTGCCCCCGTCATACACAATCGGCATGAGCGCGCGGCGCTCGATGCCAGCCAGGATGCCGAGGCCTATCTGCGTGGCGGCCTGGGCTCCAAGAAACTCAAGGAATTGCGCCGCCTGCGTCATCGCCTCGATGACGAGGGCAGCGTCGCCTTCACGGTCCATACCGAACCAGTCGCCGTCGCGGCCGCACTCGAGCGCTTCCTCGTGCTCGAGGCGCTGGGCTGGAAGGGGGCCGGCGGCACCGGGCTCGGCCAGCGCGAGGCCGACGCAGCCTTCGTGCGCGGCGCTGCCGAACAGGGCATGTTCGAGATTGCCGAACTCACCGTCGATGACAGGCTGATCGCTTCGGGCATCGTCATGCGGCAGGGCGACCGCGGCTTCTTCTTCAAGATTGCCTATGACGAGACGCTGTCGCGCTATTCGCCCGGGGTGCAGCTCACGCTGGAGCTGACCCGGCTGTTCGCCGCCGATCCCAGCATCGCACTGGTCGATTCCACCGCCGATGCCGGCCACCCCATGATCGACCATGTCTGGCGCGAACGGCTCAGCGTCGGCGACCTGCTCATCCCTACCCGCCCCAACGATCCCATCGCGGCCGCCATCGTGGCGCTCATGGCCGCCCGACGCGGCACGCGCCGGCAGCTCAAGGCGCTGTTGGCTCGCCGCAAGACAGTCAAGGAGAACCAGAAATGA
- a CDS encoding YciI family protein: MPLYAVIAQDQPNGVEHRMAVRPAHLDHLKTLGDKLVFAGPFLGDDEKPTGSLVVIEAASLADAQAMAAADPFVKEKVFASYEVKRWNWGINNPEKRGQ, translated from the coding sequence ATGCCGCTTTACGCCGTCATCGCCCAGGACCAGCCCAATGGGGTGGAGCACCGCATGGCCGTGCGTCCGGCCCATCTCGACCATCTCAAGACGCTGGGCGACAAGCTCGTTTTCGCCGGTCCCTTCCTGGGCGACGACGAAAAGCCAACCGGTTCACTTGTCGTGATCGAGGCAGCCAGCCTCGCCGATGCCCAGGCCATGGCGGCGGCCGATCCTTTCGTCAAGGAGAAGGTCTTTGCCTCCTACGAGGTCAAGCGGTGGAACTGGGGTATCAACAATCCGGAAAAGCGGGGGCAGTAA
- a CDS encoding DUF1761 domain-containing protein — translation MSHFAVNWLAVVLATVASFAFGAAWYMILSKQWLAAIGKTKETMSSDYTPFIWSAVLLFVMAYFIALLTPALLGANTVGNGLLVGAHMWLGFVITAMIINHRYEGAPWSRTVIDGGYLLGVLLIDGVVIGLFG, via the coding sequence ATGTCGCACTTTGCCGTCAACTGGCTGGCCGTCGTGCTGGCAACCGTTGCCAGCTTCGCCTTTGGTGCCGCCTGGTACATGATCCTGTCCAAGCAATGGCTTGCCGCCATTGGCAAGACTAAGGAGACCATGAGCAGCGACTATACGCCGTTCATCTGGTCGGCTGTGCTGCTCTTCGTCATGGCCTATTTCATCGCCCTGCTGACGCCGGCCCTGTTGGGCGCCAACACGGTCGGCAATGGCCTACTGGTCGGCGCGCATATGTGGCTGGGCTTCGTCATCACGGCGATGATCATCAATCACCGCTATGAAGGCGCGCCATGGTCACGAACCGTGATCGATGGCGGCTACCTGCTCGGGGTGCTGCTGATCGACGGCGTCGTCATCGGGCTGTTCGGCTAG
- the dapF gene encoding diaminopimelate epimerase, which translates to MNGLGNQIIVADMRGRADRVTPSAAIAINATPGTKFDQIMAIHDARTPGTANYIEIINSDGTRAQACGNGMRCVTQFLGSEGDQKSFTFETMAGILTGEELADGLFKVDMGTPKFAWYDIPLAEEFADTRQIELQIGPIDAPVLHSPSVASMGNPHATFWVNQDVWSYALDRFGPLLENHPIFPERANISLAQVLAPDKIILRTWERGAGLTEACGTAACAAVVNGARTRRTARAATVTLPGGDLFIEWRDDDHVVLTGPSELEWTGTLDPASGLWARNEVAA; encoded by the coding sequence ATGAACGGGCTGGGCAACCAGATCATCGTGGCCGATATGCGCGGCCGCGCCGATCGGGTCACGCCATCGGCCGCCATCGCCATCAATGCCACCCCGGGCACCAAGTTCGACCAGATCATGGCCATCCATGACGCGCGGACCCCGGGCACTGCCAACTACATCGAGATCATCAATTCCGACGGCACCCGCGCCCAGGCCTGCGGCAATGGCATGCGCTGCGTCACCCAGTTTCTCGGTTCGGAAGGCGATCAGAAGTCGTTCACCTTTGAGACCATGGCGGGGATTCTGACCGGCGAAGAGCTGGCCGATGGCCTGTTCAAGGTCGATATGGGCACACCCAAATTCGCCTGGTACGACATCCCGCTCGCCGAGGAGTTCGCCGATACCCGCCAGATCGAGCTGCAGATCGGGCCGATCGACGCCCCCGTCCTGCACTCGCCATCGGTCGCCTCCATGGGCAATCCGCATGCCACCTTCTGGGTCAACCAGGATGTGTGGAGCTACGCCCTCGACCGCTTTGGACCGCTGCTGGAGAACCATCCGATTTTCCCCGAACGGGCAAATATCTCGCTGGCCCAGGTGCTTGCGCCGGACAAGATAATCCTGCGCACGTGGGAGCGTGGCGCCGGTCTCACCGAAGCCTGCGGCACCGCCGCCTGCGCCGCCGTGGTCAACGGCGCCCGCACCCGCCGCACCGCCCGGGCCGCGACCGTTACCCTGCCCGGTGGCGATCTCTTCATCGAGTGGCGTGATGACGACCATGTCGTGCTCACCGGCCCCTCCGAGCTCGAATGGACCGGCACACTCGACCCCGCCTCCGGCCTCTGGGCCCGCAACGAGGTCGCGGCCTGA
- a CDS encoding EVE domain-containing protein: MAYWLMKSEPDVFSFDDMVAKTKRGEPEQWHGVRNYTARNNMMAMQLGDLAFFYHSNIGKEIVGIIKVIALAHPDSTAEPNDNGKIVWQCVDVEAVKPLPKPVTLATVKATPELAELELVKYSRLSVSKVSEDEWNLICKMGGL, from the coding sequence ATGGCCTATTGGCTGATGAAATCGGAGCCCGATGTCTTCTCGTTCGACGACATGGTGGCCAAGACCAAACGGGGCGAGCCCGAGCAGTGGCATGGCGTGCGCAATTACACGGCGCGCAACAATATGATGGCTATGCAGCTTGGCGATCTGGCCTTTTTCTACCACTCCAATATCGGCAAGGAGATCGTGGGCATCATCAAGGTGATCGCCCTGGCCCATCCTGATTCCACCGCCGAGCCCAACGATAACGGCAAGATCGTTTGGCAGTGCGTCGATGTCGAAGCGGTCAAGCCCCTGCCCAAGCCGGTGACGCTGGCAACGGTCAAGGCGACGCCCGAACTGGCCGAGCTGGAGCTGGTCAAGTATTCGCGCCTGTCGGTCTCCAAGGTCAGCGAAGACGAATGGAACCTGATCTGCAAGATGGGTGGGCTCTGA
- a CDS encoding NAD(P)H-dependent glycerol-3-phosphate dehydrogenase, whose translation MPLETVSVIGGGAWGTALAQAAAMAGRSVSLVARDAAQVDEINARHTNGRYLGDQALHASIRASTAASGADFIILAVPAQSSRAALGDIDPALLAGRPVILSAKGLETGTLDRQSEILADMAPDAVPFVLSGPSFAADVAAGRPTAVTLAGDDAEATSALAAALAGPSFRPYAADDRIGVEVAGALKNVYALACGAVEGAELGASARSALIARAYAEMARMVSAMGGSATTLTGLAGLGDLTLTCTSVQSRNYQFGMALGRGETVEAILASGAKLAEGVATTPVADALARSLHVEAPLIAAVQAVLSRKADIATVVAGLMSRPLKRED comes from the coding sequence ATGCCGCTTGAAACCGTCAGCGTCATTGGCGGCGGGGCCTGGGGAACGGCTCTCGCCCAAGCTGCGGCCATGGCGGGCCGTAGTGTATCGCTGGTGGCGCGCGATGCGGCGCAAGTGGACGAGATCAATGCCCGCCACACCAATGGCCGCTATCTCGGCGATCAGGCCCTGCATGCATCGATCCGGGCAAGCACCGCCGCGAGTGGCGCTGATTTCATCATCCTCGCTGTGCCCGCGCAGTCGAGCCGCGCTGCGCTCGGCGATATCGATCCGGCCCTGCTGGCCGGCCGGCCGGTGATCCTCTCGGCCAAGGGGCTCGAGACCGGCACGCTTGACCGGCAGAGCGAGATTCTTGCGGACATGGCGCCCGATGCCGTGCCGTTCGTGCTTTCCGGCCCCAGCTTTGCCGCCGATGTCGCAGCTGGAAGGCCGACGGCCGTGACGCTCGCCGGCGACGACGCCGAGGCGACCTCGGCGCTGGCTGCTGCGCTTGCCGGCCCCAGCTTCCGGCCCTATGCCGCCGATGACCGGATCGGCGTTGAGGTCGCCGGCGCGCTCAAGAATGTCTATGCGCTGGCTTGCGGCGCGGTGGAGGGCGCAGAGCTCGGTGCCTCGGCGCGCTCGGCGCTGATCGCGCGCGCCTATGCCGAAATGGCGCGCATGGTTTCGGCCATGGGTGGTTCGGCGACAACGCTTACGGGCCTTGCCGGGCTAGGCGACCTGACGCTGACCTGCACTTCGGTGCAGTCGCGCAATTATCAGTTCGGCATGGCGCTCGGGCGTGGCGAAACGGTCGAGGCCATCCTGGCTTCCGGCGCCAAGCTGGCCGAGGGCGTCGCCACGACGCCGGTGGCCGACGCGCTGGCCAGGAGCCTCCACGTCGAGGCGCCCCTCATCGCGGCAGTGCAGGCCGTTCTCAGCCGCAAAGCCGATATTGCCACAGTCGTGGCGGGACTGATGTCTCGCCCGCTCAAACGGGAGGACTAG
- a CDS encoding cupin-like domain-containing protein: protein MTTPLLTADDQAFKALFPNKPFRIQHGLAGDARLTLPAILELVKALPRDRIEYNSGKAAVSQDPSSTPLVDLDPEDVIKQIETAGAWMVLKRVEHHPVYKALLEEALASVAIAQGFKNAKDAKFTDIQGFMFVSSPNSTTPFHLDSEDNFFVQIHGDKQFAIYDNTDRSIATEDQIEHAITKHRNLKFDDAYATKGTVNELKPGEGVFVPYIWPHWVKTKGTYSISLAITWKTPEVKRRNDLYVANSMLRDRGFPQKAPGVSPGFDGLKVAAVQTMALLAAPLRKSEGLRKVIRSLVLGKDANYYYRDKAKPKQVGM from the coding sequence ATGACCACCCCATTGCTGACCGCCGACGACCAGGCCTTCAAGGCACTGTTTCCGAACAAGCCGTTCCGCATCCAGCACGGCCTGGCCGGCGATGCCCGCCTGACGCTTCCGGCTATCCTGGAGCTGGTCAAGGCACTGCCGCGCGACCGCATCGAATACAATTCGGGTAAGGCCGCCGTCAGCCAGGACCCGTCCTCGACCCCGCTGGTCGATCTCGATCCGGAAGACGTCATCAAGCAGATCGAAACCGCCGGCGCCTGGATGGTGCTGAAGCGCGTCGAGCATCACCCGGTCTATAAAGCCTTGCTCGAAGAGGCGCTGGCCTCGGTGGCGATCGCCCAGGGTTTCAAGAATGCCAAGGATGCCAAGTTCACCGACATCCAGGGCTTCATGTTCGTGTCGTCGCCGAACTCGACCACGCCGTTCCATCTCGACAGCGAAGACAACTTCTTCGTGCAGATCCACGGCGACAAGCAGTTCGCCATCTATGACAATACCGACCGCTCCATCGCCACCGAAGACCAGATCGAACATGCGATCACCAAGCATCGCAACCTCAAGTTCGACGACGCCTATGCGACCAAGGGTACGGTCAATGAGCTGAAGCCCGGCGAAGGCGTGTTCGTGCCCTATATCTGGCCGCACTGGGTCAAGACCAAGGGCACCTATTCCATCTCGCTGGCCATCACCTGGAAGACCCCCGAGGTGAAGCGCCGCAACGATCTCTACGTGGCCAATTCCATGTTGCGCGATCGCGGCTTCCCGCAAAAGGCCCCTGGCGTCAGCCCGGGTTTCGATGGGCTCAAGGTTGCCGCCGTGCAGACCATGGCGCTGCTGGCTGCGCCGCTGCGCAAGAGCGAGGGCCTACGCAAGGTCATCCGCTCGCTGGTGCTGGGCAAGGACGCCAACTACTATTATCGCGATAAGGCCAAGCCCAAGCAGGTCGGCATGTAG
- the hemC gene encoding hydroxymethylbilane synthase, with product MQSPAPFARIGTRGSPLALTQARLVRGLLAQAHGVAEDDIAISVIATGGDRSQASNASLTEIGGKGLFTKEIDEAMLAGEVDIGVHSSKDVATRMPDGLRLAAFLEREDVRDAFMSVKVQSIDHLAERAKFGTSSIRRAAQVLRQRPDLVIVPFRGNVGTRLQKLLDGVADATMLAIAGLNRLGEGHRATALLDPEIFMPAPAQGAIGIAVRSDDARASDLVAALDHAPTHTAITAERAMLAVLDGSCRTPVGALSRLENGMLTLRGQILSLDGKTAFDSMASGSDAEALGKKVGDDLIAQAGTEWLAQWAANS from the coding sequence TTGCAATCGCCAGCCCCTTTCGCCCGGATCGGAACACGCGGTAGCCCGCTGGCGCTGACGCAGGCAAGACTGGTGCGCGGCCTCCTGGCCCAGGCGCATGGCGTGGCAGAGGATGATATCGCCATCTCGGTCATCGCCACCGGCGGCGACCGCAGTCAGGCCAGCAATGCCAGCCTCACCGAAATCGGCGGCAAGGGCCTGTTCACCAAGGAAATCGACGAGGCCATGCTGGCCGGCGAGGTCGATATCGGCGTCCATTCCAGCAAGGACGTGGCCACCCGCATGCCCGACGGCCTGCGCCTCGCCGCTTTCCTCGAACGCGAGGATGTGCGCGACGCGTTCATGTCGGTGAAGGTACAGAGTATCGACCATCTGGCCGAGCGCGCCAAATTCGGCACCTCCTCCATCCGCCGCGCCGCGCAGGTTCTGCGCCAGCGCCCTGATTTGGTGATCGTGCCCTTCCGCGGCAATGTCGGCACGCGCCTGCAAAAGCTGCTCGACGGCGTCGCCGACGCGACCATGTTGGCCATTGCCGGGCTCAATCGCCTGGGCGAGGGCCATCGCGCCACCGCCCTGCTCGATCCCGAAATCTTCATGCCGGCGCCGGCCCAGGGCGCCATCGGCATCGCCGTGCGCTCCGACGATGCGCGGGCGTCTGATTTGGTCGCTGCGCTCGACCATGCCCCGACCCACACCGCCATCACCGCCGAACGCGCCATGCTGGCCGTGCTCGATGGTTCCTGCCGCACCCCGGTCGGGGCCCTGAGCCGCCTCGAAAACGGCATGCTGACCCTGCGCGGCCAGATCCTGAGCCTCGACGGCAAAACCGCCTTCGACAGCATGGCCAGCGGCAGCGACGCCGAAGCGCTGGGCAAGAAGGTGGGCGATGACCTAATCGCCCAGGCCGGTACCGAATGGCTGGCGCAATGGGCGGCCAATTCATGA
- a CDS encoding septation protein A: MTEKAAEPEINWDELRPQLIKMGLEVAPLIVFFIANFRGEAILAASPMLNEWFSGKPLIFATAVFMPVLALSLAISWFIFRRVAIMPIVTLIGALIFGGLSIAYGDETLFMVKPTIVNTLFGVTLLGGLLFRQSLLKYVFGDVYKLREEGWSKLTLNWGVFFLVLAVINEVLWRNFSSDIWVNFKVWGVMPLTVLFSISQVSLLNKYAATGEPKHVPPIVVES, from the coding sequence ATGACCGAGAAAGCCGCCGAACCCGAGATCAATTGGGACGAGCTGCGCCCCCAGCTCATCAAGATGGGCCTGGAGGTCGCGCCGCTGATCGTTTTCTTCATCGCCAATTTCCGTGGCGAGGCGATCCTGGCGGCCAGCCCGATGTTGAACGAATGGTTCAGCGGCAAACCGCTGATTTTCGCGACGGCCGTGTTCATGCCGGTGCTGGCGCTTTCATTGGCGATCAGCTGGTTCATCTTCCGCCGCGTCGCCATCATGCCGATCGTCACCCTAATCGGCGCGCTGATCTTTGGCGGGCTCTCCATCGCCTATGGCGACGAGACGCTGTTCATGGTCAAGCCCACCATCGTCAACACGCTGTTTGGCGTGACCCTGCTGGGTGGTCTGCTGTTTCGGCAGTCGCTGCTCAAATATGTCTTCGGCGATGTCTACAAGCTGCGCGAAGAGGGCTGGAGCAAGCTGACGCTGAACTGGGGCGTGTTCTTCCTCGTCCTGGCCGTGATCAACGAAGTGCTATGGCGGAATTTTTCGTCCGATATCTGGGTCAACTTCAAGGTCTGGGGCGTGATGCCCCTGACCGTGCTCTTCTCGATCAGCCAGGTATCGCTGCTCAACAAATATGCGGCGACCGGCGAACCCAAACACGTGCCGCCGATCGTCGTGGAAAGCTAG